The Streptomyces sp. Q6 genome includes the window TCGGCGGTGCGTCCTGCCTGCTCACGCACCATCCGGTGGAGGTGGAGGCCGAGTCTCTCGATGGTGCCGTCCGCAGTTCAGGCGCTGAAGTAGCCGAACACCGTGGTGTGCGGCGGGAAGTCGTGGGGCAGGTAGCGCCAGGGGACGCCGGTCCGGTGAGGAAGAGGATCGCGTTCATGACTTCTCGCAGGTCAGTGACCTTCCCGCCCAGGTTGAGCGAGGTCTTCTGCCGCTCGGCCCGCCAGGCCGTCAAGGTCGGTTCCATCAACGCCCAGCGGGCATCGGAGAGATCGCTCAGGTAGGGCTCGCGCTGCTGCGAAGAGGTCATGGGACCACTCATGCACGAGGTCCCCAACCGGGCATATCGCTCGATCGAGCGAGGCAAAAGCCAGCTTCAGGGATGTACTCGAACCGGACAGGAGCCATCGGCAGGAACTGGAATGAACCGCAAGGCCGGGCACGTTTTCCTTGAATGGGTATTTCGGCTATTCTTCCTGTACACGGCTAATCCCGGCGCGACCCAACTACCCCAAACCTACACATAGTTAGCACGAACGTCCTCTTAGTGCTCCAGTGGTACGTCGCCATTCCTGCTGGTCCGAGGCGCTCTGTCGAGCCTGTCGGGCTGACGGCAGGTCAGATCAGGCGCAGGTCGATCCAGGGCACGGTGTCGCCCTCGCGCAGCAGATAACGATCAAACTCGACGAAGCCGTGCTGTTCGGCGAAGTGCAGCCCATCCGTAATGGAGGCCAGTACCACGGTCTCGATCACCTTGGCATCCAGCGCACGGGCCTGGCCTAGGGCGCGCTCGTAGAGTCGGGTGCCGAGGCCGCGGCGGCGGTGCTCGGGCAGGACACGAGCGATGACCGTGGCGGTGGCGCCGTTGTCCTCGGTGGGCGGGCGCACGGTGGTGCAGCCAATCAGGACGCCCTTCATCGGCGTGGTCACCGGTGAGGTCGCCGCCCACAGGACCGTCTCGGTTCGCACCTGCCCGGACGCCCTCGTCCTTGATCCACCCGGCCTCGCGCGGCTTTCCGAGAACGGTTAACAACCTGTTTGCGC containing:
- a CDS encoding GNAT family N-acetyltransferase, with the protein product MRTETVLWAATSPVTTPMKGVLIGCTTVRPPTEDNGATATVIARVLPEHRRRGLGTRLYERALGQARALDAKVIETVVLASITDGLHFAEQHGFVEFDRYLLREGDTVPWIDLRLI